A DNA window from Daucus carota subsp. sativus chromosome 3, DH1 v3.0, whole genome shotgun sequence contains the following coding sequences:
- the LOC135151565 gene encoding secreted RxLR effector protein 161-like: MDKAYPVSTPMVVRSLENNKDSSRPREKGEKLFGPKVPYLSAIGALMYLADCTRPDIAFYVNLLARHSSAPTRRHWPDSKVELVGYANVGYRSDPHKCRSQTGYVFTYGDTAISWRSTKQTLAATSSNHAELLALHETSRECVWLRTLVHHIRESCGLSVNKETPTILFEDNEACITQTKEGYIKGDRTKHIDQKNFFTYELQ; this comes from the exons ATGGATAAGGCATATCCTGTGAGTACACCCATGGTTGTACGATCATTAGAAAACAATAAGGATTCATCCCGCCCAAGAGAAAAGGGAGAAAAACTTTTTGGTCCTAAAGTACCATATCTTAGTGCCATTGGTGCACTAATGTATCTTGCGGATTGTACACGTCCTGATATTGCATTTTATGTTAACCTTTTGGCAAGACATAGTTCTGCTCCAACTCGAAGACATTGGCCTG aCTCAAAAGTGGAATTAGTTGGTTATGCAAATGTTGGATATCGGTCTGATCCCCACAAATGTAGATCTCAAACAGGTTATGTATTCACATATGGTGATACCGCAATATCTTGGCGGTCTACAAAGCAGACTCTTGCAGCAACCTCTTCGAATCATGCTGAGTTATTGGCACTACATGAAACTAGTCGAGAATGCGTGTGGCTAAGAACATTGGTCCATCATATTCGAGAATCATGTGGTCTTTCAGTTAATAAAGAAACTCCTACTATTCTCTTCGAGGATAATGAAGCATGTATCACTCAGACCAAGGAAGGCTACATTAAAGGTGATcggacaaagcacattgaccAAAAAAATTTCTTCACTTATGAGCTTCAATAG
- the LOC108210392 gene encoding serine--tRNA ligase isoform X1, translating into MLDINLFREDKGGAPERIRESLRRRFKDPAVVDEVIALDQECRLRQYELDNLRKDFNKINKEVAKLKIAGEDASQMIKSTEENKDSTAKKVEEVEVARKALYSKLETIGNLVHDTVPISNNEDDNAIIRSWGEKRSDQKLKSHVDLVELLGIAELKRGANVAGGRGYYLKGDGVRLNQALICFALDFLEKRAYTPLQPPFFMRKDIMAKCAQLAQFDEELYKVSGEGDDKYLIATAEQPLCAYHIDDWIHPSQLPIRYAGYSSCFRKEAGSHGRDTLGIFRVHQFEKVEQFCVTSPKGNDSWDMFDEMIKNSEEFYQTLKIPYHIVAIVSGALNDAAAKKYDLEAWFPASQTYRELVSCSNCTDYQSRKLEIRFGQKKSNDQTKQYVHMLNSTLTATERTICCILENYQRDDGVEVPEVLRPYMGGKSFMPFLAKEAKGKKSKS; encoded by the exons ATGTTGGACATTAATCTCTTCAGGGAAGATAAAGGAGGCGCCCCCGAAAGAATCAGGGAATCGCTGCGTAGGAGGTTTAAGGATCCCGCGGTGGTTGATGAGGTCATTGCACTCGACCAGGAGTGCCGATTGC GTCAATATGAGCTGGATAATTTGCGCAAGGATTTTAATAAGATCAATAAGGAAGTCGCTAAACTCAAAATT GCTGGTGAGGATGCAAGTCAAATGATTAAAAGCACCGAGGAAAACAAGGATTCGACtgcaaagaaagtggaagaagttGAAGTTGCCCGCAAAGCCCTGTATTCAAAACTGGAGACAATTGGCAACCTTGTGCATGATACAGTCCCAATTAGCAACAACGAG GATGATAATGCTATAATCCGATCGTGGGGTGAGAAGCGCTCAGATCAAAAGCTAAAAAGTCATGTTGACCTTGTCGAGCTTCTAGGAATTGCGGAACTGAAAAGAG GGGCAAATGTAGCCGGAGGTAGAGGTTATTATCTAAAAGGAGACGGTGTACGCCTTAACCAAGCTCTGATTTGTTTCGCTCTTGATTTTTTGGAGAAGAGGGCTTACACCCCCTTGCAGCCTCCTTTCTTCATGAGAAAAGATATTATGGCCAAGTGTGCTCAATTAGCACAATTCGATGAAGAGCTTTACAAG GTTAGTGGTGAAGGAGATGATAAGTATCTAATTGCTACAGCTGAGCAGCCACTTTGTGCTTATCATATAGATGATTGGATTCATCCTTCTCAGCTTCCAATAAG ATATGCTGGATATTCCTCTTGCTTCCGTAAAGAAGCTGGTTCACATGGTCGAGATACTCTTGGTATTTTCCGAGTTCATCAGTTTGAGAAAGTGGAACAGTTCTGTGTTACTAGTCCAAAGGGAAATGATTCCTGGGACATGTTCGACGAAATGATCAAAAACTCTGAAGAGTTCTACCAGACG CTAAAAATTCCCTACCACATAGTGGCAATTGTCAGTGGTGCTTTAAACGACGCAGCagcaaaaaaatatgatttggaagCATGGTTTCCAGCATCCCAGACTTATAGGGAGCTTGTCTCATGTTCAAATTGTACCGACTACCAGTCCAGAAAATTGGAAATCCGATTTGGGCAAAAGAAG AGCAATGATCAGACAAAACAGTACGTTCATATGTTGAATTCAACCCTTACAGCAACAGAAAGGACAATATGTTGCATTCTCGAGAACTACCAACGAGATGATGGAGTGGAAGTACCAGAGGTTCTGCGACCATACATGGGTGGCAAATCCTTCATGCCTTTCTTGGCCAAGGAAGCAAAAGGGAAGAAATCAAAGTCTTGA
- the LOC108210392 gene encoding serine--tRNA ligase isoform X2, whose product MIKSTEENKDSTAKKVEEVEVARKALYSKLETIGNLVHDTVPISNNEDDNAIIRSWGEKRSDQKLKSHVDLVELLGIAELKRGANVAGGRGYYLKGDGVRLNQALICFALDFLEKRAYTPLQPPFFMRKDIMAKCAQLAQFDEELYKVSGEGDDKYLIATAEQPLCAYHIDDWIHPSQLPIRYAGYSSCFRKEAGSHGRDTLGIFRVHQFEKVEQFCVTSPKGNDSWDMFDEMIKNSEEFYQTLKIPYHIVAIVSGALNDAAAKKYDLEAWFPASQTYRELVSCSNCTDYQSRKLEIRFGQKKSNDQTKQYVHMLNSTLTATERTICCILENYQRDDGVEVPEVLRPYMGGKSFMPFLAKEAKGKKSKS is encoded by the exons ATGATTAAAAGCACCGAGGAAAACAAGGATTCGACtgcaaagaaagtggaagaagttGAAGTTGCCCGCAAAGCCCTGTATTCAAAACTGGAGACAATTGGCAACCTTGTGCATGATACAGTCCCAATTAGCAACAACGAG GATGATAATGCTATAATCCGATCGTGGGGTGAGAAGCGCTCAGATCAAAAGCTAAAAAGTCATGTTGACCTTGTCGAGCTTCTAGGAATTGCGGAACTGAAAAGAG GGGCAAATGTAGCCGGAGGTAGAGGTTATTATCTAAAAGGAGACGGTGTACGCCTTAACCAAGCTCTGATTTGTTTCGCTCTTGATTTTTTGGAGAAGAGGGCTTACACCCCCTTGCAGCCTCCTTTCTTCATGAGAAAAGATATTATGGCCAAGTGTGCTCAATTAGCACAATTCGATGAAGAGCTTTACAAG GTTAGTGGTGAAGGAGATGATAAGTATCTAATTGCTACAGCTGAGCAGCCACTTTGTGCTTATCATATAGATGATTGGATTCATCCTTCTCAGCTTCCAATAAG ATATGCTGGATATTCCTCTTGCTTCCGTAAAGAAGCTGGTTCACATGGTCGAGATACTCTTGGTATTTTCCGAGTTCATCAGTTTGAGAAAGTGGAACAGTTCTGTGTTACTAGTCCAAAGGGAAATGATTCCTGGGACATGTTCGACGAAATGATCAAAAACTCTGAAGAGTTCTACCAGACG CTAAAAATTCCCTACCACATAGTGGCAATTGTCAGTGGTGCTTTAAACGACGCAGCagcaaaaaaatatgatttggaagCATGGTTTCCAGCATCCCAGACTTATAGGGAGCTTGTCTCATGTTCAAATTGTACCGACTACCAGTCCAGAAAATTGGAAATCCGATTTGGGCAAAAGAAG AGCAATGATCAGACAAAACAGTACGTTCATATGTTGAATTCAACCCTTACAGCAACAGAAAGGACAATATGTTGCATTCTCGAGAACTACCAACGAGATGATGGAGTGGAAGTACCAGAGGTTCTGCGACCATACATGGGTGGCAAATCCTTCATGCCTTTCTTGGCCAAGGAAGCAAAAGGGAAGAAATCAAAGTCTTGA